Proteins co-encoded in one Campylobacter iguaniorum genomic window:
- a CDS encoding helix-turn-helix domain-containing protein translates to MEDKEECREMGERIKQLRKQLGISQDEFATKLGLKQRTLSYIESGDRGILCSVVKKMHKEFGVNPEWIIFGKGEML, encoded by the coding sequence ATGGAAGATAAAGAAGAATGTAGAGAAATGGGAGAGCGAATAAAGCAACTCCGTAAACAACTTGGTATTAGTCAAGACGAATTTGCAACTAAATTAGGCTTAAAGCAAAGAACACTGTCTTATATTGAGAGTGGTGATAGGGGTATCTTATGTAGTGTTGTTAAAAAAATGCACAAAGAGTTCGGGGTGAACCCTGAGTGGATTATATTTGGCAAAGGAGAAATGCTTTAG
- a CDS encoding thermonuclease family protein, with the protein MLKFIAGLSMAAVFSYSAEIGVLKSVVDGDTLYFKSGGNEIKCRIAYIDTPESKENKKASKDASKCAGITSGRMVQFGKEATSFAKSFMKIGDKYKIYENGQDQYGRSICIVETPFGLFNEIMVGEGYAVPFMEYIKENDTKERYEKLLKHAKSNKKGVWGKDPSVMNCLLR; encoded by the coding sequence ATGTTGAAGTTTATTGCAGGTTTATCAATGGCAGCAGTTTTTAGTTATAGTGCAGAGATAGGAGTTCTTAAAAGTGTAGTTGATGGAGATACTCTTTATTTTAAATCTGGAGGAAATGAAATAAAATGCAGGATTGCTTATATTGACACTCCAGAGAGTAAAGAAAATAAAAAAGCTTCCAAGGATGCCTCTAAGTGTGCAGGTATAACATCTGGTCGTATGGTGCAGTTTGGAAAAGAGGCTACATCTTTTGCAAAGTCATTTATGAAGATTGGAGATAAATACAAGATTTATGAGAACGGACAAGACCAATATGGTAGATCTATTTGTATTGTGGAGACACCTTTTGGACTTTTTAATGAGATTATGGTAGGTGAGGGCTATGCCGTTCCATTTATGGAATATATAAAAGAAAATGATACTAAAGAGAGATATGAGAAGTTACTAAAACACGCTAAGAGTAATAAAAAAGGAGTTTGGGGGAAAGATCCCAGCGTAATGAATTGTTTATTACGCTAA